In Phenylobacterium hankyongense, the sequence CCAGCAACTGCAGTTCGGGCGCGGTGCGGACCATCCTAGGTCGGGCTCGGATAGTTCGGCGCCTCGCGGGTGATCATCACGTCGTGGACGTGGCTTTCGCGCAGGCCTGCGCCGGTGATGCGGATGAACCGCGCCCGGGTGCGGAACTGCTCCAGGTCGGCGGCGCCCACATAGCCCATGGCGGCGCGCAGACCTCCGACCATCTGGTGCAGGATCGGAGCGATCGGGCCCTTGTAGGGCACCTGGCCCTCGATGCCTTCCGGCACCAGCTTCAGGGCGTCGGAGACGTCCTTCTGGAAGTAGCGGTCCGCCGAGCCGCGGGACATGGCGCCCAGCGAGCCCATGCCGCGGTAGGTCTTGTAGGAGCGGCCCTGGTAGAGGAACACCTCGCCCGGCCCCTCGTCGACGCCGGCGAACACCGAGCCCATCATCGCCACCGAGGCGCCCATGGCGAGCGCCTTGGCGAGGTCGCCGGAGTACTTGATCCCGCCGTCGGCGATCACCGGCACGTCCGACCCCAGGGCAGCGCGCACCGCGTCGGCGATGGCGGTCAGCTGCGGCACCCCGACGCCCGCGACGATCCGCGTGGTGCAGATCGAGCCGGGGCCGATGCCGACCTTCACCGCATCCGCGCCAGCCTCGATCAGCGCGCGTGCGCCGTCATAGGTGGCGACGTTGCCGGCGACGATCTGCACGCGGTTGGTCTCGCGCTTGATCCGGCCGACCGCCTTGGCGACGTCGGCGTTGTGGCCGTGGGCAGTGTCGATCACCACCACATCGACGCCGGCGTCCACCAGCGCCATGGAGCGCTCGTAGCCCGCGTCGCCGACCGTGGAGGCCGCGCCGACCAACAGGCGGCCCTGCGCGTCCTTGGCGGCGTTCGGGTGCGCCTCGGACTTCTCCATGTCCTTGACGGTGATCAGGCCGACCGCGTGATAGTCGTCGTCGACGACGATCAGGCGCTCGATCTTGTGGCGGCGGAGCAGCTCGCGGGCCTCGGCCTGGCCGACGCCCTCCTTCACCGTGACCAGGTTCTCGCGGGTCATCAGCGCCTTGGCCGGTACGTCGACGTTGCCCTCGAAGCGCATGTCGCGGTTCGTCAGGATGCCGCAGAGCTTGCCCTTCTCGTCGACCACCGGGAAACCGGAGATCTTGCGGCGCGCCTTGATCTCCCGGACCTCGCTCAGCGGGGTGTCCGGGTGGATGGTCAGCGGATTGATGACCATGCCGCTTTCGTAGCGCTTCACCTCGCGGACCTGGTCGGCCTGCTCCTCGACGGTGAGGTTGCGGTGCAGGATGCCGAGCCCGCCGTTCTGGGCCATGGCGATGGCCAGCCGGCTTTCGGTCACCGTGTCCATGGCGGCGGACACCAGCGGGATGTTCAGATTGATCTCTCGCGTGAACCGGGTGGAGACATCCACCTGGGTCGGCATCACATCGGATGGACCGGGTTCGAGCAAAACATCGTCGAAGGTGAGCCCTTCGCGAATCTCCATGAGACTCTCCGTTTTGCGGCGCGGATATACGTGTAACCCCGCCGCTGGGGCAAGTGTGGGATCGAGGGTTGTCATGCGGTGGCGTCCTCCTGCGCCGTTTCGCCGCCCCTGGCCAGCCCCAGGGTCATCGCAAACATGAAAAGGCAGACCGCCGAGGAGCCGATCAGGGCCAGTCGGGCCGACTGGTCGAGGGCCAAGCCGAACACCGCCGGCCCCGCCACCTGGGCGTAGCGGGCGGGCGTGCTGAGCAGGGCCGAGCGGTAGCCGTAGTTCTCCGCCCCGAACAGGGTCAGCGGCAGCACCCCCTTGGCGACGGTCAGCATGCCGTTGCCGCCGCCCTGCCCCAGCGCCAGCGCCGGGGCGGCCACCGGGCCGAAACTCAGCAGCGCCGCGGCCCCGATCGGATGCAGCAGGGTCGCAAGACGGGTGGTCACCACCGGCGGCAGGCGGCGCAGCACGGTGAACTCCAGGAGCCGCATGGTCACCGCGGCCACGCCGACGAGCGACGCCGCGCCGACCGCGGCGGCCGGAGAGAGCCCGAGCGCCTGTAGCACCCTGGGCAGGTGGGCGCTCATGCAGGTGGAGATGAACCAAGCGCCGGCGAACAGGGCGGCGAGCTGCACCATGCGACGATCCCAGGCGACCGGTGTGCGGGTGGTCCGCCCGGCGTGCGTCCGCCGACCCATGCGAGGCACGATCCACGCCGCCAGCGGCAGGCAGACGCACAGGTGGATCGCGGCCCAGGCCAGACAGGCCCCCCGCCAGCCGAGGGCTTGCGAGAACATCAGGCTGAGCGGCCATCCGAGGCTGGAGCCCAGCCCGCCCAGCAGAGCGACCCCGGTGATCGGCCGGCGCGCGGCCTCTCCATGGAGGCCGACCAGGATCGCGAACGGCGTCTCGTAGAGGCCGAGCGACATCGCCACGCCCAGCACGGTCATGCCGGCGACCAGACCGGCGAGCCCGTGCGCCATGGCCAGGACGGCCAGGCCGGCGGCGAACGCCACGCTCGAGGCCAGCAGCACCACCTTGCCGCCGCGCGCGTCGATCCAGCGGCCGGCGGCCGGGGCGCACAGGGCGGAGGTCAGCAGGGAAACGGAGAGCAGGCTGGAGACCAGCGCAGGCCGCAGCGACAGATCCCGGGCGATCGGATCGCCGAGGACGCCCAGCAGGTAGAAGCTGGAGGCGAAGGCGATCGTCTGGCCAACGCCCAGCGCCAGCACCAGGGCGCTCTGCGGGGCGGTGGCGACGGGATGGCCTTCCATCGCGGGCTTCTGCGCCGATTGCGGCTCGACCGAAATCGACATATGCGTCAGCCTATGTTCGAAAATCTCACAGCAGGTCCCCTGCCCTCGCTCAATGCGCTGCGGGCTTTCGAGGCCATGGCGCGAACCGGGCGGGCGACCCTGGCGGCGCAGGAGCTCTACGTCACGCATAGCGCGGTCAGCCGCCAGGTGAAGGCGCTGGAGCAGACACTGGGCGTGCGGCTGTTCACAGGACCCAAGCACCGGTTGGAGCTGACCGCGGCCGGCCAGGCCCTGCTGCCGGCGCTCACCGGCGCCTTCGACGAGATCGCCGCGGCGGTGCGGCGGGTGCGCAGCGACGGCGAGGACCTGCACCTGGCGGTCAACGCCAGCCTGTCGGTGAAGTGGCTGATCCCGCGCCTGCCCGCGTTCGCCGGCGCCCATCCCGAGGTGCGCCTGCATCTGGCCGAGCTGGCGCCCCAGGCCACGGCGCACCGCGGCGCCCAGGCGGTGGTGCGGATCGTCCCGGCCGGGCGGCTGGCGGAGCCGCTGGTCACCGGCTTCATGCCCAACCACATCGGCCCGGTGCTCGCGCCGCACCTGGCCGAGCGCCACGCCGCCGATCCCCTGCTCGCCCCCCGGCTGGCGGCGCAGTCGCACCCGCAGGGCTGGGCGATCTGGGCGGCGGTGGCCGGGGTGGAGCTGCCGCCGGCGCCCGAGCGGCCGTTCGCCCACCTGCACTTCGCCATGGATGCGGCGCTGGCGGGCCTGGGCGTGGCGGTGATGCCCTGGCCGCTGGTGGCCGACTACATCGCCGCCGGGCGACTGGCGGCGCCGTTCGGCTTCCGCAAGGCGGAGAGCGCCTTCGCCATCCTGGCCGCCCCCGGCGCCGAGACCCGCGCCCTGACCCGCTTCCGCAACTGGCTGGTGGCGGAAGGCGCCAAGACGCCGGCGCCGCCCGGGCCTGGCTGACGAAGCCGCTCAATCGACAAAAAGCTCGTCATCACCCGGCTGGTCCGGGTGATCCATCCCAAAGCCCGACTTCATCAGTTGAGGCATGCGCCTTGGGCTGGGTGGCCCGGGCAAGCCGGGCCATGACGAAGGATCAGCTCCGCCCCTTGAAGCCGATCGCCACGATGTAGGTCTCCGAGGAGTCGGCGCGGCTGGCCTTCGGCTTGACGTTCTTCACGTCGGCGAAATGGCGCTTGAGCTGGGCGATGATGCTGGCGGTCTCGCCACCCTGGAAGGCCTTGGCCACGAAGGCGCCGCCGGGCTTCAGGACCTGCACCGCGAAATCCACCGCCGCCTCGATCAGGCCGACGATCCGCAGGTGGTCGGTCTGGCGGTGGCCGACGGTGTTGGGCGCCATGTCCGACATCACCAGGTCCGGCGCCCCGCCCAGCAGCTCGATCAGCTGCGGTCCGCAGACCGGGTCGGTGAAGTCCATCTGCAGGATGTGGGCGGGCGGCAGCGGATCGACCGGCAGCAGGTCGACGCCGGCGATGTTGGTCACTCCGCGCTCCAGCGCCACCTGCGTCCAGCCGCCGGGCGCCAGGCCGAGGTCCACCACCCGCGCGCCCGGCCGCAGCAGGTGGAAGCGGTCGTCGATCTCCGTCAGCTTGTAGGCTGCGCGGCTGCGGTAGCCATGGGCGCGGGCCTGGGCGGCGAAGGGGTCGTTGATCTGCCGCTCCAGCCACGCCTGCTGGGAGGGCGTGCGCTTCCAGGCGGTCTTCAGCCGCGCCGGCTTGGGCCGACCGGCCTCGGTGCCGCCGGTGGGCGGCTTGACCATGCGTTTGCGGGGCGGTTCGTCAGTCATGCGGCGGCCATGGATCGGGGTCCGCGACGGCGCTTGCGGCGGCGGCGTCCGCTGCGCTCGGC encodes:
- a CDS encoding RlmE family RNA methyltransferase produces the protein MTDEPPRKRMVKPPTGGTEAGRPKPARLKTAWKRTPSQQAWLERQINDPFAAQARAHGYRSRAAYKLTEIDDRFHLLRPGARVVDLGLAPGGWTQVALERGVTNIAGVDLLPVDPLPPAHILQMDFTDPVCGPQLIELLGGAPDLVMSDMAPNTVGHRQTDHLRIVGLIEAAVDFAVQVLKPGGAFVAKAFQGGETASIIAQLKRHFADVKNVKPKASRADSSETYIVAIGFKGRS
- the guaB gene encoding IMP dehydrogenase, whose product is MEIREGLTFDDVLLEPGPSDVMPTQVDVSTRFTREINLNIPLVSAAMDTVTESRLAIAMAQNGGLGILHRNLTVEEQADQVREVKRYESGMVINPLTIHPDTPLSEVREIKARRKISGFPVVDEKGKLCGILTNRDMRFEGNVDVPAKALMTRENLVTVKEGVGQAEARELLRRHKIERLIVVDDDYHAVGLITVKDMEKSEAHPNAAKDAQGRLLVGAASTVGDAGYERSMALVDAGVDVVVIDTAHGHNADVAKAVGRIKRETNRVQIVAGNVATYDGARALIEAGADAVKVGIGPGSICTTRIVAGVGVPQLTAIADAVRAALGSDVPVIADGGIKYSGDLAKALAMGASVAMMGSVFAGVDEGPGEVFLYQGRSYKTYRGMGSLGAMSRGSADRYFQKDVSDALKLVPEGIEGQVPYKGPIAPILHQMVGGLRAAMGYVGAADLEQFRTRARFIRITGAGLRESHVHDVMITREAPNYPSPT
- a CDS encoding LysR family transcriptional regulator; the protein is MFENLTAGPLPSLNALRAFEAMARTGRATLAAQELYVTHSAVSRQVKALEQTLGVRLFTGPKHRLELTAAGQALLPALTGAFDEIAAAVRRVRSDGEDLHLAVNASLSVKWLIPRLPAFAGAHPEVRLHLAELAPQATAHRGAQAVVRIVPAGRLAEPLVTGFMPNHIGPVLAPHLAERHAADPLLAPRLAAQSHPQGWAIWAAVAGVELPPAPERPFAHLHFAMDAALAGLGVAVMPWPLVADYIAAGRLAAPFGFRKAESAFAILAAPGAETRALTRFRNWLVAEGAKTPAPPGPG
- a CDS encoding MFS transporter, whose translation is MSISVEPQSAQKPAMEGHPVATAPQSALVLALGVGQTIAFASSFYLLGVLGDPIARDLSLRPALVSSLLSVSLLTSALCAPAAGRWIDARGGKVVLLASSVAFAAGLAVLAMAHGLAGLVAGMTVLGVAMSLGLYETPFAILVGLHGEAARRPITGVALLGGLGSSLGWPLSLMFSQALGWRGACLAWAAIHLCVCLPLAAWIVPRMGRRTHAGRTTRTPVAWDRRMVQLAALFAGAWFISTCMSAHLPRVLQALGLSPAAAVGAASLVGVAAVTMRLLEFTVLRRLPPVVTTRLATLLHPIGAAALLSFGPVAAPALALGQGGGNGMLTVAKGVLPLTLFGAENYGYRSALLSTPARYAQVAGPAVFGLALDQSARLALIGSSAVCLFMFAMTLGLARGGETAQEDATA